The following coding sequences are from one Venturia canescens isolate UGA chromosome 5, ASM1945775v1, whole genome shotgun sequence window:
- the Tsen2 gene encoding tRNA-splicing endonuclease subunit Sen2 — MMDLREPKKKKRVRLQVQPSLPISTNENGEWRIYTAHLSASGTCIVDPIEMDAVYSMGFFGKGSLSRSFPSFGRRRFGTPPIVRNRQWRRRQQWLEELEKLNADANQESLEMDMQGGMNSDLSLELVEEKQSCPMDLQAETLETFSALEKTRENKNEEKTSELCAKENLDVDLKNGEKCEETEENVDNNCSLEIIDSQISLHIDSKVSSKELEEPRMQKDDDSHTALAEDQELQELNSTQPTKRLETVVEDLVANSSIENSNNRNSQASVICSESTNVEEVLLDSTEEEEICEIVEKDRSNEQSPLSNEAHIFGNQTLAEDFQGFREDSGELRPEEESNSYEILVIPDTDSDTENYLRNVKPTIEKDGFPVNETLHLTFEETFFLMYGLGCLQLMHYDGSIVSINSAWNYFQQQDKYFIQKYIVYHYFRSKGWIVKPGMKFGGEFLLYKQGPPFYHASYIVVIEVMDADTLIRDDMKSLRQITWKQLIGLERLSETIAKEILFAQILWPSTIVRNGNTISIESLSEFTVRELLWRRWNPKRKQDVIIVEEDDSDSM, encoded by the exons atgatggaCTTGAGAGAACCAAAAAAGAAGAAGCGTGTCCGCTTACAGGTTCAACCTTCGCTGCCCATAAGTACAAACGAAAATGGAGAATGGAGAATTTATACAGCTCATCTTAGTGCCTCAGGAACTTGCATCGTTGATCCAATTGAGATGGATGCCGTTTATTCAATG GGATTTTTTGGAAAAGGATCCTTATCGAGGAGTTTCCCATCCTTTGGTAGAAGGCGTTTTGGAACACCACCAATTGTGAGAAATCGTCAATGGAGAAGGAGACAGCAATGGCTCGAAGAGTTGGAAAAATTAAATGCTGATGCGAATCAAGAGAGTTTAGAAATGGACATGCAGGGTGGAATGAACAGTGATTTGTCATTAGAGTTGGTAGAAGAAAAACAGTCTTGTCCAATGGACCTTCAGGCAGAAACTTTGGAGACGTTTTCTGCACTAGAAAAAACAAGAGAGAACAAGAACGAGGAGAAAACATCTGAATTGTGTGCCAAAGAAAACTTGGATGTTGATTTAAAGAATGGAGAAAAATGTGAGGAAACGGAAGAAAATGTGGACAATAACTGTTCCTTAGAAATTATAGACAGTCAAATTTCTTTGCATATCGACTCCAAAGTGTCTTCCAAAGAGTTAGAAGAGCCGAGGATGCAAAAAGATGATGACTCTCACACGGCACTTGCAGAAGATCAAGAGCTACAAGAATTGAATTCCACACAACCAACGAAACGTTTAGAAACAGTGGTGGAAGATCTTGTAGCAAATTCCTCGATAGAAAACAGCAACAATAGAAATAGTCAAGCTTCAGTAATCTGCAGTGAGTCTACAAACGTCGAAGAAGTTTTATTAGATTCGACAGAGGAAGAAGAAATTTGtgaaatagtagaaaaagaTCGGAGCAACGAGCAATCGCCTCTTTCCAACGAGGCTCATATTTTCGGCAATCAAACTCTTGCAGAAGACTTTCAAGGCTTTCGAGAGGATAGCGGAGAGTTGAGACCTGAAGAAGAATCGAATTCGTACGAAATACTCGTAATTCCAGACACCGATTCTGACACAGAAAATTATTTGAGGAACGTTAAGCCCACGATTGAAAAAGACGGTTTTCCAGTCAACGAAACGTTGCACCTAACGTTTgaggaaactttttttctcatgtaCGGCTTGGGATGCCTCCAATTGATGCATTACGACGGGAGCATTGTCAGTATTAACAGCGCctggaattattttcaacaacaggacaaatatttcattcagaagtacatcgtttatcattattttcgtaGTAAAGGGTGGATTGTCAAACCGGGAATGAAATTCGGCGGTGAATTTC ttCTATACAAGCAGGGACCTCCATTTTATCACGCTTCTTACATCGTCGTAATAGAAGTTATGGACGCGGATACTTTGATTCGCGACGATATGAAATCGCTGCGGCAAATAACGTGGAAACAATTGATAGGTTTGGAGAGATTGTCCGAGACAATAGCGAag GAAATTTTGTTTGCACAAATACTTTGGCCGTCGACGATCGTACGGAACGGTAATACGATATCTATCGAATCACTTTCGGAATTCACTGTTAGAGAACTCTTGTGGAGGAGATGGAATCCCAAAAGAAAGCAAGACGTCATTATTGTAGAGGAGGACGATAGTGATTCCATGTGA
- the LOC122410545 gene encoding COX assembly mitochondrial protein homolog has protein sequence MGNDVVVGNEKHGLSGGGGGSRLINNTMAETAETNDNNNKKKLNKSVLPKHLGGGPHGLGDPDDKSLRKIERDVVIMQKVRERTKAEKCHVEWRAFGDCAAENKLLMPFLCRKENTILRECCERWYKDEAFVKECTEQYLEERSEYRRTGITKKQKQFANRMSGGLS, from the exons ATGGGTAATGACGTTGTCGTTGGTAATGAAAAACATGGCCTcagtggtggtggtggtggtagtCGTCTAATAAATAACACCATGGCGGAGACCGCGGAAAcgaacgataataataataagaagaaGCTAAATAAGAGTGTACTTCCGAAGCATTTAGGAGGTGGCCCTCACGGGTTAG GTGATCCAGATGACAAAAGTctaagaaagatagagagggATGTTGttattatgcaaaaagtaagAGAGAGAACAAAAGCTGAGAAATGTCATGTGGAATGGAGAG caTTTGGAGACTGTGCTGCAGAAAATAAGCTTCTGATGCCATTCCTTTGTAGAAAAGAAAACACGATTTTGAGAGAGTGTTGTGAAAGATGGTATAAAGATGAGGCATTTGTAAAAGAATGTACTGAACAATATCTAGAAGAAAGGAGTGAATACAGAAGGACTGGAATtacaaagaaacaaaaacaatttgCAAATCGTATGTCTGGAGGGTTgtcatag
- the Rpn11 gene encoding 26S proteasome non-ATPase regulatory subunit 14: MDRLLRLGGGLPGLNQGPPPSDAPVVDTAEQVYISSLALLKMLKHGRAGVPMEVMGLMLGEFVDDYTVRVIDVFAMPQTGTGVSVEAVDPVFQAKMLDMLKQTGRPEMVVGWYHSHPGFGCWLSGVDINTQQSFEALSERAVAVVIDPIQSVKGKVVIDAFRLINPNMMVLGQEPRQTTSNLGHLQKPSVQALIHGLNRHYYSISINYRKNELEQKMLLNLHKKTWMDGLTLAEYSEHSRLNEQTVSEMLELAKNYNKALEDEEKMTPEQLAIKNVGKQDPKRHLEEKVDTLMSTNIVQCLGAMLDTVVFK; encoded by the exons ATGGATCGACTTCTACGGTTAGGCGGCGGTTTGCCAGGACTGAATCAAGGCCCACCACCTTCCGATGCACCTGTAGTAGATACTGCCGAACAA GTATACATATCCTCTCTGGCTCTGTTAAAAATGTTAAAACATGGCAGAGCAGGTGTGCCAATGGAAGTCATGGGTCTCATGTTGGGTGAATTCGTTGACGATTACACTGTCAGAGTAATCGACGTTTTTGCCATGCCACAAACTGGAACG ggTGTAAGTGTAGAAGCCGTCGATCCAGTATTCCAAGCTAAGATGTTGGATATGCTAAAACAGACAGGCAGACCGGAAATGGTTGTCGGCTGGTACCATTCACATCCTGGATTCGGTTGTTGGCTTTCCGGAGTTGACATCAACACTCAACAGTCCTTTGAGGCTTTGAGTGAACGAGCTGTAGCAGTAGTTATAGATCCCATTCAGTCGGTGAAGGGAAAAGTTGTCATCGACGCATTTAGATTAATCAATCCTAATATGATG GTCCTGGGTCAAGAACCTCGTCAGACCACTTCGAATCTCGGTCACTTGCAAAAGCCTTCGGTCCAAGCTCTCATTCATGGCTTGAATCGTCATTACTACAGCATCAGCATTAATTaccgaaaaaatgaattggaaCAGAAAATGTTACTcaatttgcataaaaaaacATGGATGGATGGTCTCACTCTTGCCGAGTACTCTGAACACAGCAGACTCAATGAACAAACTGTTTCGGAGATGCTTGAACTTGCTAAGAATTATAACAAG GCTTTGGAGGACGAAGAGAAAATGACACCAGAGCAGTTGGCGATCAAGAACGTTGGAAAGCAAGATCCAAAACGTCATTTGGAGGAAAAAGTCGATACGCTTATGTCGACCAACATTGTTCAGTGTCTCGGTGCAATGCTCGATACGGTTGTTTTCAAATAA
- the Nop60B gene encoding H/ACA ribonucleoprotein complex subunit 4: protein MAEIEKTKKKGKKKSLGEIQTAMKCQMEPSDEITKLDCKDWPLLFKNFDKMITRTKHFTPLTSGSTPLHRTLSEYIKSGCINLDKPSNPSSHEVVAWIKRILKVEKTGHSGTLDPKVSGCLIVCIDRATRLAKSQQSAGKEYIAVFKLHSAVDNILKINQALEKLRGALFQRPPLISAVKRQLRVRTVYDSWFLDYDADRNMGVFKVKCEAGSYVRTICVHLGLFLGTGCQMQELRRNRSGVQSESDNMVTMHDILDAQWLYENHADESYLRRVIKPLEALLVNHKRIIVKDSAVNAICYGAKIMLPGVLMYDDGIELNQEIVIVTTKGEAVALGVALMTSPTMSACDHGVAAKIKRVIMERDAYPRKWGLGPKASIKKRMIVEGKLDKHGKPNENTPSDWLTSYNDYSEIKSEEKNGGTELAGKKRKHDETIAETTDVAGEVKQEPTEMEVDPLTSPKDAKKEKKEKKKKKKKDKQAEEAADETLPTETEAETQETPQKEKKKKKKKSKDVEAPEESENQ, encoded by the exons ATGGCAGAAATCG agaaaacgaagaagaagggaaagaaaaaaagcttgGGGGAGATTCAAACGGCAATGAAATGTCAAATGGAACCGTctgatgaaattacaaaattggACTGCAAAGACTGGCCATTGTTGTTCAAG aaTTTCGACAAAATGATCACCCGCACAAAACACTTTACTCCTTTGACGAGTGGCTCAACGCCTCTTCACAGAACTTTGTCAGAGTACATCAAATCAGGTTGCATAAATTTGGACAAACCTTCAAATCCTTCGTCGCATGAAGTGGTAGCATGGATCAAGAGAATTCTCAAAGTTGAGAAAACAGGGCATTCCGGTACACTAGATCCTAAGGTTTCTGGTTGTCTAATTGTTTGCATAGACAGAGCCACTCGTTTGGCAAAGTCTCAACAGTCGGCAGGGAAAGAATATATTGCAGTTTTTAAGCTCCACTCCGCAGTAGACAACATATTAAAg ATAAATCAAGCGCTGGAAAAATTACGCGGTGCGCTGTTTCAAAGGCCTCCGCTAATATCGGCGGTAAAGCGTCAACTGCGTGTAAGGACGGTGTACGACAGCTGGTTTCTCGATTATGATGCAGATAGGAATATGGGTGTTTTTAAAGTTAAATGCGAGGCTGGATCCTACGTCAGGACGATATGTGTACACTTGGGATTGTTCCTTGGGACTGGATGTCAAATGCAAGAATTGCGAAGAAATCGCTCTGGTGTACAAAGCGAATCGGATAATATGGTGACTATGCATGATATTCTCGATGCTCAGTGGCTGTATGAGAATCACGCTGATGAATCGTATTTGAGACGTGTAATCAAACCTCTCGAAGCACTTCTCGTCAATCACAAGAGGATAATCGTTAAAGACAGTGCG gtAAATGCAATATGCTATGGTGCAAAAATCATGTTGCCTGGTGTTTTGATGTATGACGATGGAATAGAACTGAATCAAGAAATTGTCATTGTCACCACCAAAGGAGAAGCCGTTGCTCTAG GAGTTGCTTTGATGACTTCACCAACGATGTCCGCTTGCGACCATGGTGTGGCAGCAAAAATCAAGCGAGTAATAATGGAGCGAGACGCGTATCCAAGGAAATGGGGTCTCGGACCAAAAGCTTCAATCAAGAAGCGTATGATTGTTGAAGGAAAATTGGACAAGCATGGAAAGCCGAACGAAAATACGCCTTCCGATTGGTTGACCAGTTATAATGATTATTCAGAAATTAAG AGCGAAGAGAAGAACGGTGGAACAGAACTGGCTGGTAAAAAGAGGAAACACGACGAAACAATCGCTGAGACGACTGACGTAGCAGGTGAGGTGAAACAGGAACCTACTGAGATGGAGGTCGATCCACTTACCTCGCCAAAGGATGcaaagaaggagaagaaggaaaagaagaaaaagaaaaagaaggacaAGCAAGCTGAGGAAGCTGCAGACGAAACTTTACCGACCGAAACAGAAGCTGAAACTCAA GAAACTCCacagaaagagaagaagaagaaaaagaaaaagagcaaagACGTCGAGGCACCAGAAGAATCCGAAAACCAATAG